Sequence from the Bacteroidales bacterium genome:
AAAAGATGAAGCAAATCTATTTCATACTATGCTTATTTTTCCTGAACCAATGTAATCCTGCTGAATCCGGCAAAAAAGAACAGGATATAGAAATGTTCACTCAGGAACAATCTTCTAAATCAACCCAAATCACAGGAGTTATCCATAACAGGAATACCTATCCGAATACCAAAGAGATAAAAATAAAAATTCCTTATATATCAGGTAAAAACAGGACTTACCAAATTGTTTCACCCATACTTGATGACGGAAGTTTTTATTTTAAGTTCGATTTAGCACAGGCACAGGATATTAGTATGGAAACATACATCAATTTTCTATATTTGATCCCCGGAGATAGCCTGCATATAGAAATCGACTTTAACAATTTAACCGACATACAATTTTCCGGAAATAATTCTGCCAACATTAACCGTGATTTCTACCAATATTTCGATGAAATATTTTACCGGGGATATTCAATAGGAACAGAATGCCTCATAAACTGCTCCATGGAAGAGATCAGGGAAAAACTGGATGAAACAAGAGTGTTATACCTGAGCAAACGTGATTCATTCTTAAGGAATCATCAGGTACAGCCGGAAGTTATCTTCCTGACTAAGGCAATGATAGAACTGGACTATTATACAGAACTTTCCCATATTGTCAAAATGAGGTCGTTCAGACAAATAAATACCACTCCTCCTGATATATTCATGAATGAATTAAACACGCATGCTACCAAATATTTTGGATACGGATTATACTCTAATTCCCATTTCAGATTCATTAATTCAGGATACTTGCAGATAGCGTTTTTAAAAAAATTACCTGAAAGCGCTATAATGCATCTGGCAGAATGGGTATCGGATA
This genomic interval carries:
- a CDS encoding TlpA family protein disulfide reductase → MKQIYFILCLFFLNQCNPAESGKKEQDIEMFTQEQSSKSTQITGVIHNRNTYPNTKEIKIKIPYISGKNRTYQIVSPILDDGSFYFKFDLAQAQDISMETYINFLYLIPGDSLHIEIDFNNLTDIQFSGNNSANINRDFYQYFDEIFYRGYSIGTECLINCSMEEIREKLDETRVLYLSKRDSFLRNHQVQPEVIFLTKAMIELDYYTELSHIVKMRSFRQINTTPPDIFMNELNTHATKYFGYGLYSNSHFRFINSGYLQIAFLKKLPESAIMHLAEWVSDMAYNDTIKEFSLSCIASDFLQTKDLKSFEEVYTHIENKYLHERLMHEYQQTWRSMEHPEAISSGIVNEPSDFTGPSSSSENIMTQTITPNYGKVQVINISATWCPPCHSELSNYKYLITKYNNQDVSFSFICAGGNEQEWGKLLQKNELTKEHHHFCSDTEFRFLAKTFSPIGFPYGILVNKKGVIVDHGLHVRSERIEKKIDLLLKQDTLIE